A genomic window from Bacteroidales bacterium includes:
- a CDS encoding sulfite exporter TauE/SafE family protein, which translates to MSWFETVILILSGVLVGFINTLAGGGTIITISLLMFLGLPATVANGTNRIAIMLQTAVAVFTFRKQKILDIKKGLILCIPSVIGSIAGSLTAANLNESIIEKVIAAVMFVMLFFIVYKPEKWVKSKQHLIEKPIKWYDHLAYLIIGFYGGFIHIGVGFFMIAALVLLSGYDLLRANALKNFLVMVYAPFSLIVFVIFGQVNWEYGLILSIGNVMGAFIASKFVMNWGANFVRYVIIVVILITIMHLLGVFDFKSLFGWVL; encoded by the coding sequence ATGAGTTGGTTTGAGACTGTAATTTTAATTCTTTCCGGTGTGCTTGTCGGGTTCATTAATACCCTTGCAGGCGGAGGAACCATTATCACCATATCTTTGCTGATGTTTCTCGGACTGCCGGCCACTGTTGCAAACGGCACAAACCGTATTGCCATTATGCTGCAAACAGCCGTTGCAGTGTTCACATTCCGAAAACAAAAAATTTTAGACATAAAAAAGGGATTGATTCTTTGTATTCCCAGTGTTATTGGTTCTATCGCCGGCTCCCTCACCGCAGCAAACCTGAACGAAAGCATTATCGAAAAAGTTATAGCCGCAGTGATGTTTGTGATGTTGTTTTTTATTGTGTATAAGCCTGAAAAATGGGTGAAAAGCAAGCAACATCTTATAGAAAAGCCCATTAAATGGTACGACCATCTAGCGTACCTTATCATAGGATTTTACGGAGGGTTTATACATATCGGAGTGGGTTTTTTCATGATAGCGGCATTGGTATTGCTTTCGGGCTATGATCTTTTACGTGCCAATGCACTTAAAAACTTTCTTGTCATGGTTTATGCTCCTTTTTCGCTTATCGTGTTTGTCATTTTCGGACAAGTGAACTGGGAATATGGGCTGATATTGTCAATCGGCAATGTAATGGGGGCTTTTATTGCTTCTAAATTTGTAATGAATTGGGGCGCAAATTTTGTTCGTTATGTTATCATAGTTGTTATATTAATAACTATTATGCACCTGTTGGGAGTTTTTGATTTTAAATCCTTATTTGGCTGGGTGCTTTAA